One part of the Salinimonas iocasae genome encodes these proteins:
- a CDS encoding DUF3010 family protein, with product MRVCGVELAGNDANIALLNLDNGMFLLPDCRTRKMSLQKNATAHELKYFQKSFAQLVQDYKIETIVIRERPMKGKFAGGAIGFKLEAALELLDGVKVIVMPPTEIKAALKDNPIQVEFNETGLKGFQKSAFETALSYMNQHL from the coding sequence ATGCGTGTATGTGGTGTAGAACTGGCAGGTAATGATGCAAACATTGCCCTATTGAATCTTGATAACGGCATGTTTTTGCTCCCTGATTGCCGTACAAGAAAAATGAGTCTACAAAAAAACGCTACCGCTCATGAGCTGAAGTATTTCCAGAAATCTTTTGCGCAATTGGTTCAGGACTACAAAATTGAAACAATTGTCATCCGCGAGCGCCCTATGAAGGGGAAGTTTGCCGGTGGGGCCATTGGTTTTAAGTTAGAAGCTGCGCTGGAGTTGTTAGACGGGGTAAAAGTGATAGTGATGCCACCGACAGAGATCAAAGCAGCGTTAAAAGATAATCCCATACAGGTAGAGTTTAACGAGACCGGCCTAAAAGGTTTCCAGAAATCAGCGTTCGAAACCGCACTTAGTTACATGAATCAACACCTGTAA
- the ubiA gene encoding 4-hydroxybenzoate octaprenyltransferase, producing MYSRLTFSNLGAYIQLTRLDKPIGIYLLLWPTLWALIIAAQGVPSLSITAIFVAGVVLMRSAGCVINDYADRKVDGAVERTKARPLVSGQASEKEALQLFALLVGVSFILVLFLNWQTIALSFVAVALAFCYPFMKRYTHMPQAVLGAAFGWAIPMAFMAVTETVPLAGWVLFVANVLWTIAYDSMYAMVDREDDLKVGVKSSAILFGRYDRLIIGVLQLLTLVLLVWVSMLIQASWVVYLALLICAGLFIYQQVQIRHRDRQACFQSFLDNHYIGLAFAAGLLVHYLVIG from the coding sequence CATACAGCTTACTCGGCTGGATAAGCCCATTGGCATCTATCTGTTGCTCTGGCCCACGCTGTGGGCGCTGATTATAGCCGCTCAGGGCGTGCCCTCGCTTAGTATCACCGCTATCTTTGTGGCTGGTGTGGTACTGATGCGCTCAGCGGGTTGTGTGATCAACGATTATGCCGACCGCAAGGTAGATGGCGCGGTTGAACGAACGAAAGCGCGACCTTTGGTATCCGGTCAGGCCAGCGAAAAAGAAGCGCTGCAACTATTTGCGCTGCTGGTGGGCGTAAGTTTTATTCTGGTGCTGTTTTTAAACTGGCAAACTATCGCGCTCTCTTTTGTGGCGGTGGCGCTGGCATTTTGCTACCCCTTTATGAAGCGTTACACGCATATGCCGCAGGCAGTATTGGGCGCAGCCTTTGGCTGGGCTATCCCCATGGCCTTCATGGCTGTAACAGAAACGGTGCCGCTGGCAGGTTGGGTACTTTTTGTGGCAAATGTGTTGTGGACGATTGCCTATGACAGCATGTACGCCATGGTCGACAGAGAAGATGATTTAAAAGTGGGTGTTAAGTCCAGCGCAATACTCTTCGGGCGTTACGACAGGCTTATTATCGGAGTTTTGCAGCTACTGACATTAGTATTGTTAGTCTGGGTCAGTATGCTGATTCAGGCGAGCTGGGTGGTTTATCTGGCGTTGTTAATTTGCGCGGGGCTGTTTATCTATCAGCAGGTACAAATCCGCCACCGCGATAGACAAGCCTGCTTCCAGTCATTTCTGGATAACCATTATATTGGCCTGGCATTCGCAGCGGGATTATTGGTGCATTACCTGGTTATTGGCTGA
- the ubiK gene encoding ubiquinone biosynthesis accessory factor UbiK, translating to MLDPKKLEELAKQISGAVPPGVRNAAEGAEARIKQVLQSQLSKLDLVTREEFDIQSQVLIRTREKLDAMEARLAELEGKATPADKK from the coding sequence ATGCTCGATCCGAAAAAACTCGAAGAACTGGCAAAACAAATTTCTGGCGCGGTACCGCCGGGCGTTCGCAATGCAGCAGAAGGCGCAGAAGCGCGCATTAAACAGGTTTTGCAGTCTCAGCTGTCAAAGCTTGATTTAGTTACTCGCGAAGAATTCGATATTCAAAGCCAGGTATTGATTCGCACCCGTGAAAAGCTGGATGCGATGGAAGCACGCCTGGCAGAACTTGAAGGTAAAGCTACACCGGCTGATAAAAAGTAA
- a CDS encoding bifunctional diguanylate cyclase/phosphodiesterase, translated as MSTESTQYPLSEEELRELIPQLQQLTEKYKRAERVQKALFDISELASSVSHLNRLYSAIHEIIGEFMNAENFFVAFYERDVNLINFAYFVDEFDEQTIKQVPAEQLMDGITGHILRSGNHVFLDKSNSDEFEAKTGAKLVGALPHQFLGVPLKRGTQVIGAMVVQTYDETVTYSAEDLEVLLFVSQHIVTTVDRVKSRELTERTIRERTRQLRKINDDLQEEILERQKVEQLQHALFEISELAANVEGDMKNFYSSLHEILARLISAPNCYIATLNEDRDKLRFPYFSDKEYDSAEERPLGLGLSEFVLRSGQAELINPSRVLELAESGDIDVSVAQSMLKSANSWLGSPLVVDGEVSGIIAVQTYGKLAKYTSRDLELLRFVSHHIAVAMERKRSTDAIHQYNQQLEERVRERTEELNEVNANLRKQIDERKEMELKLIHDAHHDALTDLPNRVMFTSRLDLALANKQRHPENLFAVLFIDLDRFKVINDTLGHHAGDEFLVEVANRISLCIRGHDLLARLGGDEFVVLLDNFEDLADVEEVAARIIEAVSQPFTLEGKEMYSGASVGIAHLESYYQAADEVLRDADAAMYQAKTLGRGRFVMFDKSMRERLLEELELENEFRQSLRQEEFECYLQPVINLHTEEAIYHEMYVRWSHPHYGKVAREQFRQVAEQSGLTLDLDLFQLHKACDLLEEWKDKHSRPARIAVNVSINHLLQQSLVNKIIRIIEERGTSPGELVFEFDENDLNRRSQFILPAIKKLKRAGITLVLDNFGSGLASLSYLFAYPFDFIKVDHRFVKSLPRSQRNQKLIQSVMLISEHLRFKVIAEGVDSPSQLAALSEINCHFAQGKVLSEPEPLPMRRLAV; from the coding sequence ATGTCGACAGAGTCTACGCAGTATCCGTTGTCTGAGGAAGAGCTCCGTGAGCTTATTCCGCAGTTACAGCAACTGACTGAAAAATATAAGCGTGCGGAACGCGTGCAAAAAGCCCTGTTCGATATTTCTGAACTGGCGAGCTCTGTTAGTCATCTCAACCGTCTTTACTCTGCCATCCACGAAATCATCGGCGAATTCATGAATGCCGAGAATTTCTTTGTCGCCTTCTACGAGCGCGACGTCAATTTGATCAACTTTGCGTATTTTGTTGATGAGTTTGATGAACAAACCATCAAACAGGTCCCTGCTGAACAGTTAATGGACGGTATCACCGGCCATATTCTTCGCTCCGGCAACCACGTATTTCTGGATAAATCCAATTCTGATGAATTTGAGGCAAAAACAGGCGCAAAGTTGGTTGGGGCCCTGCCGCATCAGTTTTTAGGTGTACCTCTTAAGCGCGGCACCCAGGTGATTGGGGCCATGGTAGTGCAAACCTACGATGAAACGGTTACGTATTCAGCCGAAGACTTAGAGGTTCTGTTGTTCGTTTCCCAGCATATCGTCACCACGGTTGACCGTGTTAAAAGCCGGGAACTAACTGAACGTACTATTCGTGAGCGTACGCGTCAGCTTCGTAAAATTAACGATGACCTTCAGGAAGAAATTCTGGAGCGTCAGAAAGTTGAGCAGCTTCAGCATGCCTTGTTCGAAATTTCAGAACTGGCGGCCAATGTTGAAGGTGACATGAAAAACTTCTATTCCAGCCTTCACGAGATTCTAGCCCGCCTTATCAGTGCACCGAACTGCTATATCGCCACATTAAATGAAGATCGCGATAAGCTACGCTTCCCCTACTTCAGCGATAAAGAATACGACAGCGCGGAAGAACGTCCTCTGGGACTGGGTTTATCTGAATTTGTTCTGCGCTCTGGTCAGGCTGAACTGATCAATCCCTCGCGAGTACTTGAGTTGGCGGAGTCTGGCGATATTGATGTCAGTGTGGCGCAAAGCATGCTGAAAAGCGCTAACTCTTGGCTGGGGTCGCCACTTGTAGTAGACGGTGAGGTCTCAGGCATTATCGCGGTTCAAACCTACGGTAAGCTGGCCAAGTACACCAGCCGCGATCTTGAGCTGCTTCGTTTTGTTTCGCACCATATTGCAGTTGCTATGGAGCGCAAGCGCAGCACCGATGCTATTCATCAGTACAACCAGCAACTGGAAGAACGGGTGCGTGAGCGTACTGAAGAATTAAATGAGGTTAACGCCAACCTGCGCAAGCAAATTGACGAGCGCAAGGAAATGGAGCTTAAGCTTATTCATGATGCGCATCACGATGCGCTGACCGATTTGCCTAATCGGGTGATGTTTACCAGCCGCCTGGATTTGGCACTGGCCAATAAACAACGTCATCCGGAAAACCTGTTTGCAGTACTGTTTATTGACCTTGATCGCTTTAAAGTCATCAACGACACCCTCGGCCACCATGCCGGCGATGAATTTTTGGTTGAAGTGGCGAACCGTATTTCGCTGTGTATTCGCGGTCACGACTTACTGGCCCGCCTGGGCGGTGATGAGTTTGTGGTACTGCTGGACAACTTTGAAGATCTGGCTGATGTTGAGGAAGTCGCAGCGCGCATTATTGAAGCGGTGTCTCAGCCGTTCACGCTGGAAGGCAAAGAGATGTATTCCGGTGCCAGTGTCGGCATCGCCCACCTGGAAAGCTATTATCAGGCTGCAGATGAAGTACTGCGTGATGCTGATGCTGCCATGTATCAGGCCAAAACGCTGGGGCGCGGCCGCTTTGTTATGTTCGATAAAAGCATGCGTGAGCGCCTGCTTGAAGAGCTGGAGCTTGAAAATGAATTCCGGCAGTCGCTACGCCAGGAAGAGTTTGAATGCTACCTGCAGCCCGTAATTAATCTGCACACCGAAGAAGCTATTTATCATGAGATGTATGTGCGCTGGTCTCACCCGCACTATGGCAAGGTGGCCCGCGAGCAGTTCCGTCAGGTGGCTGAACAAAGCGGTCTGACACTGGATCTTGATCTGTTCCAGTTGCACAAGGCCTGCGACCTGTTAGAAGAATGGAAAGATAAACATAGCCGCCCTGCCCGCATTGCGGTCAACGTGTCGATTAACCACCTGCTTCAGCAGTCTCTGGTTAATAAAATCATCCGGATTATTGAAGAACGTGGTACCTCGCCGGGCGAACTGGTTTTTGAGTTTGATGAGAACGATCTGAACCGTCGTTCGCAGTTTATTCTTCCTGCCATTAAAAAGCTTAAGCGAGCAGGTATTACGCTGGTTCTGGATAACTTCGGTAGCGGTCTGGCATCGTTAAGCTATTTGTTTGCTTATCCGTTCGATTTTATCAAAGTTGATCATCGCTTTGTAAAATCGCTACCCCGTTCGCAGCGTAACCAAAAGCTGATTCAGTCAGTCATGCTGATTTCTGAACACCTGCGCTTTAAGGTTATTGCAGAAGGCGTAGACTCGCCTTCGCAACTGGCGGCGTTATCTGAAATCAACTGTCATTTCGCTCAAGGTAAAGTGCTTAGTGAGCCTGAGCCACTTCCAATGAGAAGGCTGGCGGTCTAG
- a CDS encoding tryptophan halogenase family protein, with translation MTTTPKKIVIAGGGTAGWIAAAALARKMGPLVDVRLIESETIGTIGVGEATIPPLRTFHKLLQIDEQAFMRATSATFKLGIQFENWGHIGERYIHSFGVTGQQSWLAEFVHFFLSAKEKGLEGTYGDYCFELEAARQHKFATSQQSNIQYAYHLDAGDYVSFLKRFCSALNVTRTEGVISRVAQHDNGDISALHLESGEIIEGDFFIDCTGFKGLLIEETLETGFEDWSHWLLCDSACAVQTESTQPAPPYTRAAAHHAGWQWEIPLQHRVGNGLVYSSKFMDDEEARQTLLKNVKGEPLTSPRTLRFKTGRRKKAWHRNCLALGLASGFVEPLESTSIHLVMMGITRFMQLFPHSGHDPALIDEYNSQTQAELERIRDFIILHYHVTARDDSPFWQHCKDMQVPDSLISRITLFKEQAHAFQKLNELFRVDSWTQVMLGQGITPTHYHPAATMLSEDQLKNSLRQQRERVLAAVKQLPEHADFVKGYCGR, from the coding sequence ATGACAACAACGCCGAAGAAAATTGTCATTGCCGGTGGCGGTACCGCCGGCTGGATAGCCGCCGCCGCTCTTGCGCGCAAAATGGGGCCGCTGGTGGATGTCAGGCTGATTGAGTCGGAAACCATCGGTACTATCGGTGTCGGTGAAGCGACAATTCCGCCTCTGCGAACCTTTCATAAACTGCTACAGATTGACGAGCAGGCATTCATGCGCGCCACCTCTGCCACGTTTAAGCTGGGTATCCAGTTTGAAAACTGGGGGCATATTGGCGAGCGCTATATCCACTCTTTCGGGGTGACCGGTCAGCAAAGCTGGCTGGCAGAGTTTGTTCACTTTTTCTTAAGCGCCAAAGAAAAGGGTCTGGAAGGTACATACGGGGACTACTGTTTTGAACTGGAAGCGGCCCGCCAGCATAAATTCGCTACCTCGCAGCAAAGCAATATTCAATATGCATATCATCTTGATGCCGGCGACTATGTCAGTTTTTTAAAACGATTTTGTAGTGCGCTGAACGTAACGCGCACGGAAGGCGTTATCAGCCGTGTCGCCCAACATGACAACGGCGACATCAGCGCCCTACACCTTGAAAGCGGCGAGATTATTGAGGGTGACTTTTTCATTGATTGCACCGGCTTTAAAGGCTTGTTGATTGAAGAAACACTGGAAACCGGTTTTGAGGACTGGTCGCACTGGCTGCTGTGCGACAGCGCCTGCGCCGTACAAACCGAAAGCACCCAGCCTGCCCCGCCCTACACCCGCGCAGCGGCCCACCATGCCGGCTGGCAGTGGGAGATCCCCTTGCAACATCGCGTTGGCAATGGACTGGTCTATTCCAGTAAGTTTATGGATGATGAGGAAGCCAGACAAACCTTACTTAAAAATGTAAAAGGCGAACCGCTCACCAGCCCGCGAACGCTACGCTTTAAAACCGGCAGACGCAAAAAAGCCTGGCATCGCAATTGTCTGGCACTGGGGCTGGCCAGTGGGTTTGTGGAGCCACTTGAATCCACCAGCATCCATCTGGTCATGATGGGCATCACACGCTTTATGCAGCTGTTTCCTCACAGCGGCCACGACCCGGCGCTGATTGACGAATACAACAGCCAGACCCAGGCCGAGCTCGAGCGCATCCGCGACTTCATCATCCTGCATTATCATGTAACCGCGCGCGACGACAGCCCGTTCTGGCAGCACTGCAAAGACATGCAAGTGCCCGACTCACTGATCAGTCGCATTACCCTTTTCAAAGAGCAGGCTCATGCCTTTCAAAAACTAAACGAGCTGTTTCGCGTGGACTCCTGGACCCAGGTGATGCTAGGTCAGGGCATTACCCCAACCCATTACCATCCGGCCGCGACCATGCTCTCCGAAGATCAGCTGAAAAACTCATTGCGCCAGCAGCGTGAACGGGTTCTTGCAGCGGTCAAACAGCTGCCAGAGCATGCCGACTTTGTGAAGGGATATTGTGGGCGGTGA
- a CDS encoding c-type cytochrome, with the protein MKLKSWLVAGAMVVAAVAQAQEMSEEAIKDRIKPVGSVHVAGDEAQGEAAGGGGGGTRSGEVVYNNACVACHGAGVLGAPKMQVTADWQPRLDERGFDMLLENAINGYNAMPPKGTCGDCSDDEIKAAIEYMIEGI; encoded by the coding sequence GTGAAATTAAAGTCGTGGTTAGTTGCTGGCGCAATGGTAGTGGCAGCGGTAGCACAGGCTCAGGAGATGAGCGAAGAGGCGATTAAGGATCGCATTAAGCCGGTGGGCTCGGTACACGTTGCCGGTGATGAAGCTCAGGGCGAAGCTGCTGGCGGTGGCGGCGGTGGTACCCGTTCAGGTGAAGTTGTTTACAATAACGCCTGCGTAGCCTGTCATGGTGCCGGCGTACTGGGTGCGCCTAAGATGCAGGTGACCGCTGACTGGCAACCGCGCCTGGATGAACGTGGTTTTGATATGCTGCTTGAAAATGCAATTAATGGTTATAACGCTATGCCGCCGAAAGGTACCTGTGGCGATTGCAGTGACGACGAGATAAAAGCCGCTATTGAATACATGATCGAAGGTATTTAA
- a CDS encoding mechanosensitive ion channel family protein gives MMNEWWHTLLQWLTEYQLNVVWSVVVLLIYLATSQKLLPKLEANMEKSKLKSNSATKGLFVARVLVATISIALLLLAWGIDFSGLLVLSTSILTVTGVALFASWSLISNITAYFILLTNVAYRRGNYVRILDGDNFIEGVIADIGPFSSRLVTADRETLMYPNNLILTRPVLLNPKVKWGTMGKVITKPAEEKPVAKLDDDMPQEEV, from the coding sequence ATGATGAATGAGTGGTGGCACACACTGTTGCAGTGGTTGACTGAGTACCAGTTGAATGTAGTGTGGAGCGTAGTGGTGTTATTGATTTATTTGGCAACCTCCCAAAAGCTTTTGCCAAAGCTCGAAGCCAATATGGAGAAGTCGAAGTTAAAATCCAATAGCGCTACTAAGGGGCTGTTTGTAGCCCGGGTGCTGGTTGCAACCATATCTATAGCACTGCTGTTACTTGCATGGGGCATCGACTTTTCAGGGCTGTTGGTTTTATCCACGTCTATCCTCACAGTCACAGGCGTGGCACTATTTGCCAGTTGGTCGCTCATCAGTAATATCACCGCATACTTTATTTTGTTAACCAATGTGGCCTACCGCCGAGGAAACTATGTTCGCATTCTGGACGGTGATAATTTCATCGAAGGGGTTATTGCCGATATCGGCCCGTTTAGTTCGCGCCTGGTGACGGCTGATCGCGAAACACTGATGTACCCTAATAATCTTATTCTGACGCGGCCGGTACTACTCAACCCCAAGGTAAAATGGGGCACCATGGGCAAAGTTATAACGAAGCCGGCTGAAGAAAAGCCAGTGGCTAAACTAGATGATGATATGCCTCAGGAAGAGGTTTAA
- the rep gene encoding DNA helicase Rep, whose translation MRLNDAQQSAVTYVSGPCLVLAGAGSGKTRVITNKIAYLVRNCDVPARYIAAVTFTNKAAREMKERVAQTLGKTEARGLKVSTFHTLGLRIIKSHVKDLGLKPGFSLFDDKDSMALLNDLTEDTLDGDKDQLSLLQSCISNWKNDLLLPDMLLKQATSTGEKEFAEAYQQYQNHLKAYNALDFDDLILLPTLLLKSSQTIREKWQRKLRYLLVDEYQDTNTSQYELVKLLVGERARFTVVGDDDQSIYSWRGAKPQNLNLLQQDFPKLNVIKLQQNYRSSGRILHCANILIQNNPHLFDKTLFSELAYGEPLRVIVAKNEEHEAERVVAELIAHKFMNRTNFKDYAILYRGNHQSRLFEKLLMSNRIPYKISGGMSFFGRTEVKDIMAYLRLLVNPDDDNALLRVINTPHRGIGRATLEKLGNFANELGVSIFAAAVHDGLSQVMTDNAYHRVAGFGRWMVELSDNAQRGDTKAVLREMIKSMQYEEWLYEQSKTPKAAEMGMANVSTLFGWVTDMLEGNELDPPMTLPEVVNRLILRDMMERGEDDAEADQVQLMTLHASKGLEFPIVFLVGMEEGLLPHQSSIDEDNVEEERRLAYVGITRAQRELIFSLARERRQFGEVINPEHSRFLDELPPDDVEWEDQKKKVSAEERQEKGHKSIANLRAMLGKD comes from the coding sequence ATGCGATTAAACGATGCCCAACAATCTGCAGTTACATACGTGTCAGGCCCGTGTCTGGTTTTGGCCGGCGCTGGTAGTGGTAAAACCCGGGTAATTACCAATAAAATTGCGTATCTGGTACGTAACTGTGATGTGCCTGCCCGTTATATCGCAGCAGTTACCTTCACCAATAAAGCGGCCCGTGAGATGAAAGAGCGGGTGGCGCAAACATTGGGCAAGACAGAAGCCCGGGGATTAAAAGTTTCCACGTTTCATACCCTGGGCCTGCGTATCATCAAGTCGCACGTGAAGGACTTGGGCCTGAAGCCTGGCTTCTCATTGTTTGATGATAAAGACTCCATGGCACTGCTGAACGACCTGACCGAAGACACACTGGATGGCGATAAAGACCAGCTGTCGTTGCTGCAAAGCTGTATATCTAACTGGAAAAACGATCTTCTGCTGCCGGATATGCTGCTAAAGCAGGCTACCAGTACCGGTGAGAAAGAATTCGCCGAAGCATATCAGCAGTATCAGAACCACCTGAAAGCCTACAACGCACTGGATTTTGATGACCTCATCCTGCTACCCACGTTGCTGCTGAAAAGCTCGCAAACCATACGTGAAAAATGGCAGCGTAAGCTGCGTTATCTGCTGGTGGATGAGTATCAGGATACCAATACCAGCCAGTATGAGCTGGTGAAGCTGCTGGTGGGTGAACGGGCACGTTTCACGGTGGTTGGCGATGATGATCAGTCGATTTATTCCTGGCGTGGTGCCAAGCCACAAAATCTGAACTTGTTGCAGCAGGACTTTCCGAAGTTAAATGTAATCAAGCTGCAACAGAACTACCGCTCGTCAGGGCGCATCCTGCATTGCGCCAATATTCTTATCCAGAATAACCCGCACTTGTTTGATAAAACGCTGTTTTCAGAGTTGGCCTACGGTGAGCCGCTGCGGGTGATCGTTGCCAAAAACGAAGAACACGAAGCTGAGCGGGTAGTGGCTGAGCTGATAGCTCACAAGTTTATGAACCGCACCAACTTCAAAGACTACGCGATTTTATACCGCGGAAATCATCAGAGCCGGCTGTTTGAAAAGCTGCTCATGAGTAACCGTATCCCTTATAAAATCAGCGGCGGTATGTCGTTTTTCGGTCGCACTGAAGTGAAAGACATCATGGCGTATCTGCGTCTCTTGGTGAATCCTGATGATGACAATGCGTTGCTGCGGGTTATCAATACGCCGCATCGGGGTATTGGTCGTGCCACGCTCGAAAAGCTGGGTAATTTTGCCAATGAACTGGGTGTGTCGATTTTTGCAGCAGCAGTACATGACGGGCTTTCGCAGGTCATGACAGATAACGCCTATCATCGGGTCGCCGGCTTTGGCCGCTGGATGGTGGAGCTGTCCGATAATGCCCAGCGCGGGGATACTAAAGCAGTATTGCGGGAAATGATAAAATCGATGCAGTACGAAGAGTGGCTGTACGAGCAAAGCAAAACACCCAAAGCGGCAGAAATGGGCATGGCCAACGTCAGCACGCTATTTGGCTGGGTAACGGATATGCTTGAAGGCAATGAGCTGGATCCGCCCATGACGCTACCAGAAGTGGTTAATCGCCTCATACTACGTGACATGATGGAACGGGGCGAAGATGACGCAGAGGCCGATCAGGTACAGCTAATGACGCTGCACGCATCAAAAGGTCTGGAGTTTCCCATTGTGTTTCTGGTGGGAATGGAAGAAGGGCTATTACCGCACCAAAGCAGTATTGATGAGGACAACGTCGAAGAAGAACGTCGCCTGGCATATGTGGGGATCACCCGTGCACAGCGCGAGCTCATATTTTCGCTGGCGCGTGAACGTCGTCAGTTCGGTGAAGTCATCAACCCTGAACACAGCCGGTTTTTGGATGAGTTACCGCCAGACGATGTGGAATGGGAAGATCAGAAGAAAAAAGTCAGTGCTGAAGAGCGACAGGAAAAAGGCCATAAAAGTATTGCTAACCTGCGGGCGATGCTGGGCAAAGACTAA
- a CDS encoding methyltransferase domain-containing protein, whose amino-acid sequence MSENIHFYTKNAEKLTAQYNSVSFEKVHQSWLSEVPDKGFALDIGAGSGRDARYLAAKGLTVFAVEPATGIREQARQYTVDQNVHWIDDTLPSLDKVFNLQTKFDLILLSAVWMHIAPSDRERCIRKVSSLLKASGKIVISLRHGACSDERTMHPVPADELAAFAKKFGLAFRLIDENKRRDELGRSDVSWQTVILTLPDDGSGAFPLLRNIIMNDNKSSTYKVALLRTLLRIAEGHPGAVIERTQEHVVLPLGLVALYWVKLFKPLVDHFKIPQNSNTNRGLGFVEEGGWNALASFTANDFYIGAMYLQPESAQAVYQTLKDVAVTIRDMPVRYTTLPGTDKGVFLAETQRIKKPAGSLVLDADFLASLGRFYVPVNIWDSLTRFSVWIEPSLVNEWAGLMQSYTKKNTAKSWSNVELLNALSWEDPKRTTTRVRERINQLIRAGGVNCCWSGKALRLPSYAVDHAMPFARWPNNDLWNLLPTQAAVNSSKSDKLPSSMRMMNSKSRITEWWEQAWDEQADEFFVQANLSLPNLPASNRSFANVFEAMTIQRDRIKDFQQLVEW is encoded by the coding sequence TTGTCAGAAAACATACACTTTTACACCAAAAATGCTGAAAAGCTGACTGCGCAATACAACAGTGTGTCTTTTGAAAAGGTACATCAGAGCTGGCTATCTGAAGTTCCAGACAAAGGTTTTGCTCTGGATATAGGTGCTGGTTCCGGGCGGGATGCCAGATATCTGGCGGCAAAAGGGCTTACCGTTTTTGCTGTTGAGCCTGCAACAGGCATCCGTGAACAGGCCCGGCAGTATACTGTTGATCAGAATGTTCACTGGATTGATGACACGCTGCCTTCTCTGGATAAAGTCTTTAATCTGCAGACAAAATTCGACCTCATTCTTCTTAGCGCGGTATGGATGCATATTGCACCCTCAGACCGTGAGCGCTGCATTCGTAAAGTAAGCTCGCTGCTCAAAGCCAGCGGTAAGATTGTCATTTCTTTACGGCACGGTGCTTGTAGCGATGAACGTACGATGCACCCTGTGCCGGCTGATGAGCTTGCTGCGTTCGCCAAAAAGTTCGGCCTGGCTTTCAGGTTGATAGATGAAAATAAGCGTCGTGATGAATTAGGCCGCAGCGATGTGAGTTGGCAAACCGTTATCCTCACATTACCTGACGATGGCTCCGGCGCTTTTCCGCTGCTTCGCAATATCATTATGAACGACAACAAGTCATCTACCTATAAAGTGGCATTGTTGCGAACCCTGCTGAGGATTGCCGAAGGGCATCCGGGAGCAGTAATAGAACGAACGCAGGAGCATGTTGTGCTGCCTCTTGGTCTGGTTGCCCTTTACTGGGTTAAGTTATTTAAGCCGCTGGTCGATCATTTTAAAATTCCCCAGAACAGTAATACCAACCGAGGGTTGGGTTTTGTAGAAGAGGGGGGCTGGAATGCGCTCGCTTCTTTTACGGCCAACGATTTTTATATTGGTGCCATGTATCTGCAACCTGAATCTGCTCAAGCGGTATATCAGACGTTGAAGGATGTCGCTGTCACTATACGTGATATGCCAGTTCGCTACACAACATTGCCGGGTACTGATAAGGGTGTTTTTCTGGCTGAAACCCAGCGAATCAAAAAACCGGCGGGAAGTCTTGTTCTGGATGCTGACTTTCTGGCTTCTCTAGGGCGCTTTTATGTGCCAGTAAATATTTGGGACTCGCTAACCCGTTTCAGTGTTTGGATAGAACCATCGCTGGTAAATGAATGGGCCGGGCTTATGCAGAGTTACACCAAAAAAAATACTGCGAAATCGTGGTCCAATGTCGAATTGCTAAATGCGCTTTCCTGGGAAGATCCTAAAAGAACAACAACGCGAGTCAGAGAACGCATCAATCAATTGATTCGAGCCGGCGGTGTGAATTGTTGCTGGTCAGGAAAAGCGCTTCGGCTGCCGAGCTATGCTGTGGATCATGCTATGCCTTTTGCTCGCTGGCCGAACAACGACTTGTGGAATTTGTTGCCAACCCAGGCAGCTGTGAATAGCAGTAAATCTGATAAATTGCCCTCATCTATGCGCATGATGAACAGCAAAAGCCGGATTACCGAATGGTGGGAACAGGCCTGGGATGAGCAGGCCGATGAATTTTTTGTACAGGCAAATTTGTCACTGCCCAATCTACCGGCCAGTAACCGAAGCTTTGCAAACGTATTCGAAGCAATGACGATTCAACGGGATCGGATCAAGGACTTTCAGCAGCTAGTGGAATGGTGA